The Corvus moneduloides isolate bCorMon1 chromosome 28, bCorMon1.pri, whole genome shotgun sequence genome contains a region encoding:
- the SUGP2 gene encoding SURP and G-patch domain-containing protein 2 isoform X2, whose amino-acid sequence MASRRITRETFEAVVQDKVKRYRMERSDAAGDTIHHFKAHSRPLPRPRYNQSFHDDGRFPHDNSQHEDWSEDPREDYPREDYPGPSYRPASPLLRKENYFHEQFGRPTPREREFGRDYGRPASQNREYGRAAAQTREYGHPAPHNREYGHQNREYGRERDYGGLAPHEQDYGPSDSWEASGPHEPDFSSSDILGDFRSPGLMEEEYGSVENQEYEVEFGAPDSEFRPPLRRGGVGRGRILRGKRLTRGVVKAKVFKGDIKAPLKKWNMKKPQPGLDPKPLDQPLEAAEHPSQRPVPLQQRPNPKLPPRPLAAQRPILRLPKPAHVFRNLNFDLVDKSDIFSTFGIEIIKWAGFHAIKNDAEFSRLFGALFELETETCAKMLASFKCSLRPEHRDYCFFTIKSLQHAALKTPKVDNEFLNMLLDKGAVKTKNCFFEIIKPFDKYIMRLQDRLLKGVTPLLMACNAYELSIKTNGFGNPREMANAFETTVSLCRKSLALLGQTFALASVFRQEKILEAVGLQEMAPAPTLFPNFDDSTLFGREYIENLKAWLEKSGYPIQMKKPEPESTEQLKAPSPDTKAPQRADRKVVDTIEQLVTSIVSGTLSAKDRNAQKNCPEYWFLSDEDSLEYKYYRLRLSEVQRRTVGGEGAAPESLRAMLYARKVASIKRRLFKRKKLGILPPRGTRARKVRRATTGTQTVLSAGTVLKHQDKHLPGSIQAKISVPDSSLSQQSPALDATSASQGATSSEVSVPAEGKADPEDLSPSPELFPPLASQFPDVDAKTMETAEKLAKFVAQVGPEIEQFSIDNSADNPDLWFLQDQNSSAFKFYRMKVYELCPSINFSAEAAEAGESAKAAERTLEMSEEEEEEEEEEEEEEDNEEEAEFEEETSQPLEETEGEEEDVPAGRSVANLEEELVSRAGEEIAGGEMQLSSPSDGAVPNLSTQAPPPAPGARFPRKRISSKSLKIGMIPASKRICLIEEPKVHEPVRIAYDRPRGCPVTKKKKKPKDLEFSHKRLTPRNVGFQMLQKMGWQEGHGLGTRGRGIREPVQVGATSAGEGLGVAGEENKEDAFDVFRQRMIQMYRQKRASK is encoded by the exons ATGGCCTCTCGGAGGATCACCCGGGAGACGTTCGAGGCCGTGGTGCAGGACAAAGTTAAACGGTACCGCATGGAGCGGAGCGATGCCGCGGGGGACACCATCCATCATTTCAAAG ctCACTCCAggccgctgccccggccccgctaCAACCAGAGCTTCCACGACGACGGGAGGTTCCCTCACGACAACTCCCAGCACGAGGACTGGAGCGAGGATCCCAGGGAAGATTATCCCAGGGAAGACTATCCTGGCCCTTCCTACAGACCCGCCAGCCCTCTGCTCCgcaaggaaaattatttccacgAACAATTCGGCCGCCCCACGCCCCGGGAGCGGGAATTCGGCCGGGATTATGGGCGTCCCGCTTCCCAAAACCGGGAATACGGGCGTGCAGCTGCCCAAACCAGGGAATATGGGCACCCTGCTCCCCACAACCGGGAGTATGGACACCAAAACCGGGAATATGGGCGGGAGAGGGACTATGGGGGCCTGGCACCTCACGAGCAGGACTACGGCCCCTCGGATTCCTGGGAAGCCAGCGGGCCACACGAACCTGATTTTAGCTCCTCGGATATTTTAGGGGATTTCAGGTCGCCAGGGCTCATGGAAGAGGAATATGGCAGCGTGGAGAACCAGGAATACGAGGTGGAGTTCGGGGCGCCGGACAGCGAATTCCGGCCCCCGCTGCGGAGGGGAGGCGTGGGCAGGGGGAGGATCCTGAGGGGCAAGCGCCTCACCAGGGGGGTGGTGAAGGCAAAAGTGTTCAAAGGAGACATCAAAGCTCCCCTCAAGAAGTGGAACATGAAAAAGCCACAGCCAGGCCTCGATCCCAAACCGCTGGATCAGCCTCTGGAAGCTGCTGAACACCCCAGCCAGAGGCCGGTGCCCCTCCAGCAGCGCCCCAACCCCAAGCTGCCCCCACGCCCTCTGGCAGCCCAGAGACCCATCCTGAGGCTGCCGAAGCCTGCCCACGTGTTCAGGAACCTCAATTTTGACCTGGTGGATAAATCTGACATTTTTTCCACCTTCGGCATCGAAATCATCAAGTGGGCCGGGTTCCACGCCATCAAAAACGACGCCGAGTTCTCGCGGCTCTTCGGGGCCCTCTTCGAGCTGGAGACTGAGACCTGTGCCAAAATGTTGGCCTCCTTCAAGTGCTCCCTGAGGCCAGAGCACAGAGATTATTGTTTCTTCACCATCAAGAGTTTACAGCACGCCGCCCTGAAAACCCCCAAGGTGGACAACGAGTTCTTGAACATGCTGCTGGACAAGGGGGCGGTGAAAACCAAGAATTGTTTCTTTGAGATCATCAAACCTTTTGATAAATACATCATGAGGCTCCAGGACCGCCTCCTCAAGGGGGTCACCCCGCTGCTGATGGCCTGCAATGCCTATGAGCTGAGCATTAAAACCAATGGGTTTGGCAATCCCAGAGAAATGGCCAATGCTTTCGAGACCACTGTGTCCCTCTGTCGTAaatccctggccctgctggggcagaCCTTTGCTCTGGCCTCTGTTTTCAGGCAGGAGAAAATCCTGGAGGCTGTGGGGCTCCAGGAGATGGCTCCAGCACCGACATTATTCCCAAATTTTGATGATTCGACGCTGTTTGGGAGGGAGTACATTGAGAACTTGAAGGCTTGGTTGGAGAAGAGCGGATACCCGATCCAGATGAAAAAACCAGAGCCAGAATCCACGGAGCAGCTCAAAGCACCCTCCCCTGACACCAAAG CCCCACAACGAGCTGACAGGAAAGTTGTGGACACAATCGAGCAGCTGGTGACCAGCATCGTGTCAGGAACTTTGTCTGCCAAAGACAGGAATGCTCAGAAGAACTGTCCCGAATATTG GTTCCTGTCTGACGAGGACAGTCTGGAGTACAAATATTACAGGCTGAGGCTGTCAGAGGTGCAGAGAAGGACCgtgggtggggagggagctgctccGGAGTCCCTCCGGGCCATGCTCTACGCCAGGAAAGTCGCCAGCATTAAAAGGAGgcttttcaagaggaaaaaacttgGAATTCTCCCACCCCGTGGCACCAGGGCGAGGAAGGTGAGGAGAGCAACCACAGGCACCCAGACTGTGCTGTCAGCTGGGACAGTGCTGAAGCACCAAGACAAACATCTTCCAGGTTCAATCCAGGCAAAGATTTCCGTGCCAGattccagcctgtcccagcagagccctgccctcGACGCCACCTCAGCCTCCCAAGGTGCCACCAGCTCCGAGGtttctgtgccagcagagggaaaagcagatcCTGAGGATTTATCACCATCACCAGAGCTTTTCCCACCGTTGGCCTCTCAGTTTCCTGATG TGGATGCCAAAACCATGGAAACTGCAGAGAAACTCGCCAAGTTTGTGGCTCAGGTAGGACCAGAAATCGAGCAGTTCAGCATAGACAACAGTGCAGATAACCCCGACCTCTG GTTTCTCCAGGATCAAAACAGCTCCGCTTTCAAGTTCTACAGAATGAAAGTTTATGAGTTGTGCCCCTCCATCAACTTcagtgctgaggcagctgaggCTGGAGAAAGTGCTAAAGCTGCAGAGAGAACCCTGGAGATgtcagaagaggaagaggaggaggaggaagaagaagaagaggaagaagacaaCGAGGAGGAAGCTGAGTTTGAGGAGGAAACCTCCCAACCTCTGGAAGAAAcggagggggaagaggaggacgTGCCAGCAGGTAGAAGTGTGGCAAACCTAGAGGAAGAGCTGGTttccagagcaggagaggaaattGCAGGAGGTGAaatgcagctttccagcccctctgatGGTGCTGTACCAAATCTGTCGACACAGGCaccgcccccggcccccggcgCCCGATTCCCCCGCAAACGAATCAGCAGCAAGTCCCTGAAAATTGGGATGATCCCTGCTTCCAAAAGGATCTGCCTCATAGAAGAACCCAAAG TGCATGAACCTGTCAGGATTGCTTATGACAGACCCCGGGGCTGCCCtgtcacaaagaaaaaaaag AAACCAAAAGATTTGGAATTTTCCCACAAGAGACTGACCCCCAGGAACGTGGGGTTCCAGATGCTGCAGAAGatgggctggcaggagggccaCGGCCTGGGCACACGGGGCAGAGGCATCAGAGAACCTGTCCAAGT GGGTGCAACCTCTGCAGGGGAGGGCTTGGGTGTTGCAGGGGAAGAGAATAAAGAAGATGCATTTGATGTTTTCCGTCAGAGAATGATACAAATGTACAGGCAGAAAAGAGCAAGTAAATAG
- the SUGP2 gene encoding SURP and G-patch domain-containing protein 2 isoform X1: protein MASRRITRETFEAVVQDKVKRYRMERSDAAGDTIHHFKAHSRPLPRPRYNQSFHDDGRFPHDNSQHEDWSEDPREDYPREDYPGPSYRPASPLLRKENYFHEQFGRPTPREREFGRDYGRPASQNREYGRAAAQTREYGHPAPHNREYGHQNREYGRERDYGGLAPHEQDYGPSDSWEASGPHEPDFSSSDILGDFRSPGLMEEEYGSVENQEYEVEFGAPDSEFRPPLRRGGVGRGRILRGKRLTRGVVKAKVFKGDIKAPLKKWNMKKPQPGLDPKPLDQPLEAAEHPSQRPVPLQQRPNPKLPPRPLAAQRPILRLPKPAHVFRNLNFDLVDKSDIFSTFGIEIIKWAGFHAIKNDAEFSRLFGALFELETETCAKMLASFKCSLRPEHRDYCFFTIKSLQHAALKTPKVDNEFLNMLLDKGAVKTKNCFFEIIKPFDKYIMRLQDRLLKGVTPLLMACNAYELSIKTNGFGNPREMANAFETTVSLCRKSLALLGQTFALASVFRQEKILEAVGLQEMAPAPTLFPNFDDSTLFGREYIENLKAWLEKSGYPIQMKKPEPESTEQLKAPSPDTKAPQRADRKVVDTIEQLVTSIVSGTLSAKDRNAQKNCPEYWFLSDEDSLEYKYYRLRLSEVQRRTVGGEGAAPESLRAMLYARKVASIKRRLFKRKKLGILPPRGTRARKVRRATTGTQTVLSAGTVLKHQDKHLPGSIQAKISVPDSSLSQQSPALDATSASQGATSSEVSVPAEGKADPEDLSPSPELFPPLASQFPDVDAKTMETAEKLAKFVAQVGPEIEQFSIDNSADNPDLWFLQDQNSSAFKFYRMKVYELCPSINFSAEAAEAGESAKAAERTLEMSEEEEEEEEEEEEEEDNEEEAEFEEETSQPLEETEGEEEDVPAGRSVANLEEELVSRAGEEIAGGEMQLSSPSDGAVPNLSTQAPPPAPGARFPRKRISSKSLKIGMIPASKRICLIEEPKVHEPVRIAYDRPRGCPVTKKKKKPKDLEFSHKRLTPRNVGFQMLQKMGWQEGHGLGTRGRGIREPVQVYVRAAGKIWDAPIPPWQGFYPTGLSPGSPCCSIKHINYKENSAMLQVQAVI from the exons ATGGCCTCTCGGAGGATCACCCGGGAGACGTTCGAGGCCGTGGTGCAGGACAAAGTTAAACGGTACCGCATGGAGCGGAGCGATGCCGCGGGGGACACCATCCATCATTTCAAAG ctCACTCCAggccgctgccccggccccgctaCAACCAGAGCTTCCACGACGACGGGAGGTTCCCTCACGACAACTCCCAGCACGAGGACTGGAGCGAGGATCCCAGGGAAGATTATCCCAGGGAAGACTATCCTGGCCCTTCCTACAGACCCGCCAGCCCTCTGCTCCgcaaggaaaattatttccacgAACAATTCGGCCGCCCCACGCCCCGGGAGCGGGAATTCGGCCGGGATTATGGGCGTCCCGCTTCCCAAAACCGGGAATACGGGCGTGCAGCTGCCCAAACCAGGGAATATGGGCACCCTGCTCCCCACAACCGGGAGTATGGACACCAAAACCGGGAATATGGGCGGGAGAGGGACTATGGGGGCCTGGCACCTCACGAGCAGGACTACGGCCCCTCGGATTCCTGGGAAGCCAGCGGGCCACACGAACCTGATTTTAGCTCCTCGGATATTTTAGGGGATTTCAGGTCGCCAGGGCTCATGGAAGAGGAATATGGCAGCGTGGAGAACCAGGAATACGAGGTGGAGTTCGGGGCGCCGGACAGCGAATTCCGGCCCCCGCTGCGGAGGGGAGGCGTGGGCAGGGGGAGGATCCTGAGGGGCAAGCGCCTCACCAGGGGGGTGGTGAAGGCAAAAGTGTTCAAAGGAGACATCAAAGCTCCCCTCAAGAAGTGGAACATGAAAAAGCCACAGCCAGGCCTCGATCCCAAACCGCTGGATCAGCCTCTGGAAGCTGCTGAACACCCCAGCCAGAGGCCGGTGCCCCTCCAGCAGCGCCCCAACCCCAAGCTGCCCCCACGCCCTCTGGCAGCCCAGAGACCCATCCTGAGGCTGCCGAAGCCTGCCCACGTGTTCAGGAACCTCAATTTTGACCTGGTGGATAAATCTGACATTTTTTCCACCTTCGGCATCGAAATCATCAAGTGGGCCGGGTTCCACGCCATCAAAAACGACGCCGAGTTCTCGCGGCTCTTCGGGGCCCTCTTCGAGCTGGAGACTGAGACCTGTGCCAAAATGTTGGCCTCCTTCAAGTGCTCCCTGAGGCCAGAGCACAGAGATTATTGTTTCTTCACCATCAAGAGTTTACAGCACGCCGCCCTGAAAACCCCCAAGGTGGACAACGAGTTCTTGAACATGCTGCTGGACAAGGGGGCGGTGAAAACCAAGAATTGTTTCTTTGAGATCATCAAACCTTTTGATAAATACATCATGAGGCTCCAGGACCGCCTCCTCAAGGGGGTCACCCCGCTGCTGATGGCCTGCAATGCCTATGAGCTGAGCATTAAAACCAATGGGTTTGGCAATCCCAGAGAAATGGCCAATGCTTTCGAGACCACTGTGTCCCTCTGTCGTAaatccctggccctgctggggcagaCCTTTGCTCTGGCCTCTGTTTTCAGGCAGGAGAAAATCCTGGAGGCTGTGGGGCTCCAGGAGATGGCTCCAGCACCGACATTATTCCCAAATTTTGATGATTCGACGCTGTTTGGGAGGGAGTACATTGAGAACTTGAAGGCTTGGTTGGAGAAGAGCGGATACCCGATCCAGATGAAAAAACCAGAGCCAGAATCCACGGAGCAGCTCAAAGCACCCTCCCCTGACACCAAAG CCCCACAACGAGCTGACAGGAAAGTTGTGGACACAATCGAGCAGCTGGTGACCAGCATCGTGTCAGGAACTTTGTCTGCCAAAGACAGGAATGCTCAGAAGAACTGTCCCGAATATTG GTTCCTGTCTGACGAGGACAGTCTGGAGTACAAATATTACAGGCTGAGGCTGTCAGAGGTGCAGAGAAGGACCgtgggtggggagggagctgctccGGAGTCCCTCCGGGCCATGCTCTACGCCAGGAAAGTCGCCAGCATTAAAAGGAGgcttttcaagaggaaaaaacttgGAATTCTCCCACCCCGTGGCACCAGGGCGAGGAAGGTGAGGAGAGCAACCACAGGCACCCAGACTGTGCTGTCAGCTGGGACAGTGCTGAAGCACCAAGACAAACATCTTCCAGGTTCAATCCAGGCAAAGATTTCCGTGCCAGattccagcctgtcccagcagagccctgccctcGACGCCACCTCAGCCTCCCAAGGTGCCACCAGCTCCGAGGtttctgtgccagcagagggaaaagcagatcCTGAGGATTTATCACCATCACCAGAGCTTTTCCCACCGTTGGCCTCTCAGTTTCCTGATG TGGATGCCAAAACCATGGAAACTGCAGAGAAACTCGCCAAGTTTGTGGCTCAGGTAGGACCAGAAATCGAGCAGTTCAGCATAGACAACAGTGCAGATAACCCCGACCTCTG GTTTCTCCAGGATCAAAACAGCTCCGCTTTCAAGTTCTACAGAATGAAAGTTTATGAGTTGTGCCCCTCCATCAACTTcagtgctgaggcagctgaggCTGGAGAAAGTGCTAAAGCTGCAGAGAGAACCCTGGAGATgtcagaagaggaagaggaggaggaggaagaagaagaagaggaagaagacaaCGAGGAGGAAGCTGAGTTTGAGGAGGAAACCTCCCAACCTCTGGAAGAAAcggagggggaagaggaggacgTGCCAGCAGGTAGAAGTGTGGCAAACCTAGAGGAAGAGCTGGTttccagagcaggagaggaaattGCAGGAGGTGAaatgcagctttccagcccctctgatGGTGCTGTACCAAATCTGTCGACACAGGCaccgcccccggcccccggcgCCCGATTCCCCCGCAAACGAATCAGCAGCAAGTCCCTGAAAATTGGGATGATCCCTGCTTCCAAAAGGATCTGCCTCATAGAAGAACCCAAAG TGCATGAACCTGTCAGGATTGCTTATGACAGACCCCGGGGCTGCCCtgtcacaaagaaaaaaaag AAACCAAAAGATTTGGAATTTTCCCACAAGAGACTGACCCCCAGGAACGTGGGGTTCCAGATGCTGCAGAAGatgggctggcaggagggccaCGGCCTGGGCACACGGGGCAGAGGCATCAGAGAACCTGTCCAAGTGTATGTAAGGGCAGCTGGAAAAATTTGGGATGCTCCAATTCCACCCTGGCAGGGTTTTTATCCCACAGGATTATCCCCAGGATCTCCCTGTTGCTCCATCAAACACATCAATTACAAGGAAAATTCAGCAATGTTGCAAGTTCAGGcagtaatttga
- the SUGP2 gene encoding SURP and G-patch domain-containing protein 2 isoform X3 → MASRRITRETFEAVVQDKVKRYRMERSDAAGDTIHHFKAHSRPLPRPRYNQSFHDDGRFPHDNSQHEDWSEDPREDYPREDYPGPSYRPASPLLRKENYFHEQFGRPTPREREFGRDYGRPASQNREYGRAAAQTREYGHPAPHNREYGHQNREYGRERDYGGLAPHEQDYGPSDSWEASGPHEPDFSSSDILGDFRSPGLMEEEYGSVENQEYEVEFGAPDSEFRPPLRRGGVGRGRILRGKRLTRGVVKAKVFKGDIKAPLKKWNMKKPQPGLDPKPLDQPLEAAEHPSQRPVPLQQRPNPKLPPRPLAAQRPILRLPKPAHVFRNLNFDLVDKSDIFSTFGIEIIKWAGFHAIKNDAEFSRLFGALFELETETCAKMLASFKCSLRPEHRDYCFFTIKSLQHAALKTPKVDNEFLNMLLDKGAVKTKNCFFEIIKPFDKYIMRLQDRLLKGVTPLLMACNAYELSIKTNGFGNPREMANAFETTVSLCRKSLALLGQTFALASVFRQEKILEAVGLQEMAPAPTLFPNFDDSTLFGREYIENLKAWLEKSGYPIQMKKPEPESTEQLKAPSPDTKAPQRADRKVVDTIEQLVTSIVSGTLSAKDRNAQKNCPEYWFLSDEDSLEYKYYRLRLSEVQRRTVGGEGAAPESLRAMLYARKVASIKRRLFKRKKLGILPPRGTRARKVRRATTGTQTVLSAGTVLKHQDKHLPGSIQAKISVPDSSLSQQSPALDATSASQGATSSEVSVPAEGKADPEDLSPSPELFPPLASQFPDVDAKTMETAEKLAKFVAQVGPEIEQFSIDNSADNPDLWFLQDQNSSAFKFYRMKVYELCPSINFSAEAAEAGESAKAAERTLEMSEEEEEEEEEEEEEEDNEEEAEFEEETSQPLEETEGEEEDVPAGRSVANLEEELVSRAGEEIAGGEMQLSSPSDGAVPNLSTQAPPPAPGARFPRKRISSKSLKIGMIPASKRICLIEEPKVHEPVRIAYDRPRGCPVTKKKKKPKDLEFSHKRLTPRNVGFQMLQKMGWQEGHGLGTRGRGIREPVQVSRLSSMKTASFSDHFNSLQWCVCCLLVGFCH, encoded by the exons ATGGCCTCTCGGAGGATCACCCGGGAGACGTTCGAGGCCGTGGTGCAGGACAAAGTTAAACGGTACCGCATGGAGCGGAGCGATGCCGCGGGGGACACCATCCATCATTTCAAAG ctCACTCCAggccgctgccccggccccgctaCAACCAGAGCTTCCACGACGACGGGAGGTTCCCTCACGACAACTCCCAGCACGAGGACTGGAGCGAGGATCCCAGGGAAGATTATCCCAGGGAAGACTATCCTGGCCCTTCCTACAGACCCGCCAGCCCTCTGCTCCgcaaggaaaattatttccacgAACAATTCGGCCGCCCCACGCCCCGGGAGCGGGAATTCGGCCGGGATTATGGGCGTCCCGCTTCCCAAAACCGGGAATACGGGCGTGCAGCTGCCCAAACCAGGGAATATGGGCACCCTGCTCCCCACAACCGGGAGTATGGACACCAAAACCGGGAATATGGGCGGGAGAGGGACTATGGGGGCCTGGCACCTCACGAGCAGGACTACGGCCCCTCGGATTCCTGGGAAGCCAGCGGGCCACACGAACCTGATTTTAGCTCCTCGGATATTTTAGGGGATTTCAGGTCGCCAGGGCTCATGGAAGAGGAATATGGCAGCGTGGAGAACCAGGAATACGAGGTGGAGTTCGGGGCGCCGGACAGCGAATTCCGGCCCCCGCTGCGGAGGGGAGGCGTGGGCAGGGGGAGGATCCTGAGGGGCAAGCGCCTCACCAGGGGGGTGGTGAAGGCAAAAGTGTTCAAAGGAGACATCAAAGCTCCCCTCAAGAAGTGGAACATGAAAAAGCCACAGCCAGGCCTCGATCCCAAACCGCTGGATCAGCCTCTGGAAGCTGCTGAACACCCCAGCCAGAGGCCGGTGCCCCTCCAGCAGCGCCCCAACCCCAAGCTGCCCCCACGCCCTCTGGCAGCCCAGAGACCCATCCTGAGGCTGCCGAAGCCTGCCCACGTGTTCAGGAACCTCAATTTTGACCTGGTGGATAAATCTGACATTTTTTCCACCTTCGGCATCGAAATCATCAAGTGGGCCGGGTTCCACGCCATCAAAAACGACGCCGAGTTCTCGCGGCTCTTCGGGGCCCTCTTCGAGCTGGAGACTGAGACCTGTGCCAAAATGTTGGCCTCCTTCAAGTGCTCCCTGAGGCCAGAGCACAGAGATTATTGTTTCTTCACCATCAAGAGTTTACAGCACGCCGCCCTGAAAACCCCCAAGGTGGACAACGAGTTCTTGAACATGCTGCTGGACAAGGGGGCGGTGAAAACCAAGAATTGTTTCTTTGAGATCATCAAACCTTTTGATAAATACATCATGAGGCTCCAGGACCGCCTCCTCAAGGGGGTCACCCCGCTGCTGATGGCCTGCAATGCCTATGAGCTGAGCATTAAAACCAATGGGTTTGGCAATCCCAGAGAAATGGCCAATGCTTTCGAGACCACTGTGTCCCTCTGTCGTAaatccctggccctgctggggcagaCCTTTGCTCTGGCCTCTGTTTTCAGGCAGGAGAAAATCCTGGAGGCTGTGGGGCTCCAGGAGATGGCTCCAGCACCGACATTATTCCCAAATTTTGATGATTCGACGCTGTTTGGGAGGGAGTACATTGAGAACTTGAAGGCTTGGTTGGAGAAGAGCGGATACCCGATCCAGATGAAAAAACCAGAGCCAGAATCCACGGAGCAGCTCAAAGCACCCTCCCCTGACACCAAAG CCCCACAACGAGCTGACAGGAAAGTTGTGGACACAATCGAGCAGCTGGTGACCAGCATCGTGTCAGGAACTTTGTCTGCCAAAGACAGGAATGCTCAGAAGAACTGTCCCGAATATTG GTTCCTGTCTGACGAGGACAGTCTGGAGTACAAATATTACAGGCTGAGGCTGTCAGAGGTGCAGAGAAGGACCgtgggtggggagggagctgctccGGAGTCCCTCCGGGCCATGCTCTACGCCAGGAAAGTCGCCAGCATTAAAAGGAGgcttttcaagaggaaaaaacttgGAATTCTCCCACCCCGTGGCACCAGGGCGAGGAAGGTGAGGAGAGCAACCACAGGCACCCAGACTGTGCTGTCAGCTGGGACAGTGCTGAAGCACCAAGACAAACATCTTCCAGGTTCAATCCAGGCAAAGATTTCCGTGCCAGattccagcctgtcccagcagagccctgccctcGACGCCACCTCAGCCTCCCAAGGTGCCACCAGCTCCGAGGtttctgtgccagcagagggaaaagcagatcCTGAGGATTTATCACCATCACCAGAGCTTTTCCCACCGTTGGCCTCTCAGTTTCCTGATG TGGATGCCAAAACCATGGAAACTGCAGAGAAACTCGCCAAGTTTGTGGCTCAGGTAGGACCAGAAATCGAGCAGTTCAGCATAGACAACAGTGCAGATAACCCCGACCTCTG GTTTCTCCAGGATCAAAACAGCTCCGCTTTCAAGTTCTACAGAATGAAAGTTTATGAGTTGTGCCCCTCCATCAACTTcagtgctgaggcagctgaggCTGGAGAAAGTGCTAAAGCTGCAGAGAGAACCCTGGAGATgtcagaagaggaagaggaggaggaggaagaagaagaagaggaagaagacaaCGAGGAGGAAGCTGAGTTTGAGGAGGAAACCTCCCAACCTCTGGAAGAAAcggagggggaagaggaggacgTGCCAGCAGGTAGAAGTGTGGCAAACCTAGAGGAAGAGCTGGTttccagagcaggagaggaaattGCAGGAGGTGAaatgcagctttccagcccctctgatGGTGCTGTACCAAATCTGTCGACACAGGCaccgcccccggcccccggcgCCCGATTCCCCCGCAAACGAATCAGCAGCAAGTCCCTGAAAATTGGGATGATCCCTGCTTCCAAAAGGATCTGCCTCATAGAAGAACCCAAAG TGCATGAACCTGTCAGGATTGCTTATGACAGACCCCGGGGCTGCCCtgtcacaaagaaaaaaaag AAACCAAAAGATTTGGAATTTTCCCACAAGAGACTGACCCCCAGGAACGTGGGGTTCCAGATGCTGCAGAAGatgggctggcaggagggccaCGGCCTGGGCACACGGGGCAGAGGCATCAGAGAACCTGTCCAAGT tTCCAGGCTCTCTTCCATGAAGACTGCAAGCTTCAGTGACCATTTTAACTCACTCCAGTGGTGTGTCTGCTGTcttttggttgggttttgcCATTAA